In Halopelagius longus, the following proteins share a genomic window:
- a CDS encoding YqaA family protein, whose product MYPIDTLRSIELSRDLFISLGIPGLFAVAFLEFFLLPVPPDLVLIPLAVANPTFAFGYAAVATAGSVFAGSIGFFLGRKGGRPVLESHFSGTRVERAEAYFDRYGLATLGFGAFAPIPEGYELLSVASGVLGLDLRSYLAASLAGREVLPRSRLGARPRRGRSVVE is encoded by the coding sequence ATGTATCCGATCGATACGCTCCGGTCAATCGAACTATCTCGCGATCTGTTCATATCACTCGGTATCCCCGGACTGTTCGCGGTCGCGTTCTTGGAATTCTTTCTATTACCCGTCCCGCCGGACCTCGTACTCATCCCACTTGCAGTCGCTAACCCGACGTTTGCCTTCGGCTACGCTGCCGTCGCAACTGCGGGATCGGTATTCGCTGGGTCGATCGGATTCTTCCTCGGGCGGAAAGGCGGTCGGCCCGTCCTCGAGTCACACTTTAGCGGTACGCGGGTCGAACGCGCTGAAGCCTACTTCGACCGGTACGGACTCGCAACCCTCGGGTTCGGTGCGTTCGCTCCCATCCCCGAAGGGTACGAACTCCTGTCGGTGGCGTCGGGCGTCCTCGGACTCGACCTTCGCTCGTACCTTGCGGCGTCGCTGGCGGGGCGGGAGGTACTTCCTCGAAGCCGTCTTGGTGCTCGCCCTCGGAGAGGCCGCTCGGTCGTTGAGTGA
- a CDS encoding DUF5796 family protein: MSARNDVAPSTLGVELLEHGVEVEYTDGRTTLYRGVPEKVDGTLTTSPGKQVHILVTDPTETEGVMVYVNDLKTHDDILESTGVGRVILEKGEEEEIFPGVTARRVGGMRTEVEADPEEARGRVFVFAEDDWGEDSYEFVKED, translated from the coding sequence ATGAGCGCGCGCAACGACGTAGCGCCGAGCACCCTCGGCGTCGAACTCCTCGAACACGGGGTGGAAGTCGAGTACACCGACGGTCGGACGACGCTCTACCGGGGCGTCCCCGAGAAAGTCGACGGGACGCTCACGACGAGTCCCGGCAAGCAGGTGCACATCCTCGTCACGGACCCGACGGAGACGGAGGGCGTGATGGTGTACGTCAACGACCTCAAGACGCACGACGACATCCTCGAATCGACGGGCGTCGGGCGCGTCATCTTAGAGAAGGGCGAGGAAGAGGAGATATTCCCCGGCGTCACGGCCCGCCGCGTCGGCGGGATGCGGACCGAGGTGGAGGCCGACCCCGAGGAGGCGCGCGGGCGCGTCTTCGTCTTCGCCGAGGACGACTGGGGGGAGGACTCCTACGAGTTCGTCAAGGAGGACTGA
- a CDS encoding GAF domain-containing protein: MTPENDDAVAALLRDVLEEFDCVSGTLHRAEEGELKLVAHEGIPNPVLAKIETVPIGKGMAGLAAERREPVQVCNLQTDDSGVAEPGARETMMEGSIAAPILGSDGTLEGTIGIAKPEPYEFTSAERGRLMNVGAQIVQRL, translated from the coding sequence ATGACGCCGGAGAACGACGATGCCGTGGCGGCACTTCTGCGCGACGTCCTCGAGGAGTTCGACTGCGTCTCGGGAACCCTCCACCGGGCAGAAGAAGGCGAGCTCAAGCTCGTGGCTCACGAAGGCATCCCGAACCCCGTCCTCGCAAAGATCGAGACGGTCCCGATCGGGAAGGGGATGGCGGGGTTGGCGGCGGAGCGGCGGGAACCGGTACAGGTGTGCAACTTGCAGACGGACGACTCCGGCGTCGCCGAACCCGGTGCGCGCGAGACGATGATGGAGGGCTCTATCGCTGCTCCGATCTTGGGGTCGGACGGCACGCTCGAAGGGACCATCGGAATCGCCAAACCGGAGCCGTACGAGTTCACGTCCGCCGAACGCGGTCGGTTGATGAACGTTGGCGCACAGATCGTACAACGTCTTTGA
- a CDS encoding SDR family NAD(P)-dependent oxidoreductase produces MAPTALVTGASGGIGRSIVRELGRDHDVVVHYHSDRESAAAVAEDVRGDGRDAIIHQCDVSDPDDVERMVDHARDELGEIGVLVNNAGVLRGARLETASDEAIQQTLRVNLEGAVYCARAVLPEMRDRGEGRIVNVSSTAGTDGSPTDVAYGASKSGLLGLTKSLAKQYTEDGIFANAVAPGPVRTEMFAEERRPATREASPIDRLVAPEEVAEVVRTFATTSAIAGETLVVDGGIRL; encoded by the coding sequence ATGGCACCAACTGCACTCGTCACCGGCGCCAGCGGCGGTATCGGACGTTCGATAGTGCGCGAACTCGGGCGGGACCACGACGTCGTCGTCCACTACCACAGCGACCGCGAGAGCGCGGCGGCCGTCGCCGAGGACGTCAGAGGCGACGGTCGGGACGCGATAATTCACCAGTGTGACGTCAGCGACCCCGACGACGTCGAGCGGATGGTCGATCACGCGCGCGACGAACTCGGCGAAATCGGCGTCCTCGTCAACAACGCGGGCGTGTTGCGCGGGGCCCGACTGGAGACGGCGTCTGACGAGGCGATTCAACAGACGCTCCGCGTGAACCTCGAAGGTGCGGTCTACTGCGCGCGGGCCGTCCTCCCCGAGATGCGCGACCGCGGCGAGGGGCGAATCGTGAACGTCTCCTCGACGGCCGGGACGGACGGGAGTCCGACGGACGTGGCGTACGGCGCGTCCAAGAGCGGTCTGCTCGGACTCACGAAGTCCCTCGCGAAGCAGTACACCGAGGACGGTATCTTCGCGAACGCGGTCGCGCCCGGCCCGGTGCGAACGGAGATGTTCGCGGAGGAGCGCCGACCGGCGACCCGGGAGGCGTCGCCGATAGACCGACTCGTCGCGCCCGAGGAAGTCGCGGAGGTCGTCCGAACGTTCGCCACCACGTCGGCGATTGCCGGCGAGACGCTCGTCGTGGACGGCGGCATCCGCCTCTGA
- a CDS encoding chorismate mutase gives MTRNTDADDTRRPDEMTLDELREEIEDIDREIVELIARRTYVAETVAQVKEERDLPTTDEGQEEQVMQRAGENAERFDVDSNLVKAVFRLLIELNKVEQRESR, from the coding sequence ATGACACGAAACACGGACGCAGACGACACGCGACGACCGGACGAGATGACCTTAGACGAACTGCGCGAGGAGATAGAGGACATCGACCGCGAGATAGTCGAACTCATCGCCCGCCGGACGTACGTCGCCGAAACCGTCGCGCAGGTGAAAGAAGAGCGGGACCTGCCGACGACCGACGAGGGGCAGGAAGAGCAGGTGATGCAACGCGCCGGCGAGAACGCCGAACGGTTCGACGTGGACTCGAATCTGGTGAAGGCCGTCTTCCGACTGCTCATCGAACTGAACAAGGTCGAACAGCGGGAATCGCGGTAG
- the thiC gene encoding phosphomethylpyrimidine synthase ThiC: MAKTQLQRARDGEITPAAERVAERENADPEFVRRQVADGRAVIPNNRAHESLDPMIIGREFATKVNANIGNSGTTGDVEGELRKLHAAVHYGADTVMDLSTGENLDETREANVEHSPVPVGTVPIYEAVKRVDSPEDITHELLLDVVEKQAEQGVDYMTIHAGVLMEHLPLTDGRTTGIVSRGGSILAQWMEENGMQNPLYAKFEEICDIFAEHDVTFSLGDGLRPGSIADAGDEAQFAELETLGELTRTARERGVQVMVEGPGHVPMDEIADNVERQQDVCDGAPFYVLGPLVTDIAPGYDHITSAIGAAEAGRAGAAMLCYVTPKEHLGLPDEEDVRDGLAAYRIAAHAADVANGLPGARDWDDALSEARYEFDWRRQFELALDPERARRYHDETLPGDNYKEAQFCSMCGVEFCSMRIDRDARDADGEMASIDGETDLDSSPAAEANLPPVGTHDTSRVPDEIEVGGVTFTPEESHGDD, translated from the coding sequence ATGGCGAAGACCCAACTCCAGCGCGCCCGAGACGGCGAAATCACTCCCGCCGCGGAACGAGTCGCCGAACGAGAGAACGCAGACCCGGAGTTCGTCCGACGACAGGTCGCCGACGGCCGGGCGGTGATTCCGAACAACCGCGCCCACGAGTCGCTCGACCCGATGATAATCGGACGGGAGTTCGCCACGAAGGTGAACGCGAACATCGGCAACAGCGGTACGACCGGCGACGTCGAGGGTGAACTGCGGAAACTCCACGCGGCGGTCCACTACGGCGCCGATACGGTCATGGACCTCTCGACGGGCGAGAACCTCGACGAGACGCGCGAGGCGAACGTCGAACACTCGCCGGTCCCCGTCGGGACGGTGCCGATTTACGAGGCGGTCAAGCGCGTCGATAGCCCCGAGGACATCACGCACGAACTGCTTCTCGACGTCGTCGAGAAACAGGCCGAACAGGGCGTCGATTACATGACCATTCACGCGGGCGTGCTGATGGAACACCTCCCGTTGACCGACGGTCGGACGACCGGCATCGTCTCGCGGGGCGGCTCCATTCTGGCCCAGTGGATGGAGGAAAACGGGATGCAGAACCCCCTGTACGCGAAGTTCGAGGAGATATGCGACATCTTCGCCGAGCACGACGTGACGTTCTCGCTGGGGGACGGCCTCCGCCCGGGCAGCATCGCGGACGCCGGCGACGAGGCGCAGTTCGCCGAACTCGAAACGCTCGGGGAACTCACGCGCACCGCGCGAGAGCGCGGCGTGCAGGTGATGGTCGAAGGCCCGGGCCACGTCCCGATGGACGAAATCGCCGACAACGTCGAGCGACAACAGGACGTCTGCGACGGCGCGCCGTTCTACGTGCTCGGCCCCCTCGTCACCGACATTGCACCCGGATACGACCACATCACGAGCGCAATCGGCGCGGCCGAGGCCGGACGCGCGGGCGCGGCGATGCTCTGTTACGTCACGCCCAAGGAACATCTCGGCCTCCCCGACGAGGAGGACGTTCGCGACGGACTGGCGGCGTACAGAATCGCGGCCCACGCCGCCGACGTCGCCAACGGCCTGCCGGGCGCGCGCGACTGGGACGACGCCCTCTCGGAGGCCCGATACGAGTTCGACTGGCGTCGGCAGTTCGAACTCGCCTTGGACCCCGAACGCGCCCGGCGCTATCACGACGAGACGCTGCCCGGAGACAACTACAAGGAGGCGCAGTTCTGCTCGATGTGCGGCGTCGAGTTCTGCTCGATGCGCATCGACCGGGACGCGCGGGACGCCGACGGCGAGATGGCGTCGATAGACGGCGAGACGGACCTCGATTCCTCGCCCGCCGCGGAGGCGAACCTCCCGCCGGTCGGCACCCACGACACCAGTCGCGTCCCCGACGAGATAGAGGTCGGCGGGGTCACGTTCACGCCCGAGGAGTCCCACGGCGACGACTGA
- a CDS encoding shikimate kinase yields the protein MHGRAVALGAGTVLNALATGVGSAFAIDAETTATVELDDSGTVTGEVAEDADADTRLIERCVELAVERYGDGEAYGGRVRTESEVPMAAGLKSSSAAANASVLATAAALGADPDRVEACRLGVRAARETGVAVTGAFDDASASMLGGVTVTDNREDELLARDEVEWDVLVWTPEERAYSADADVERCENVAPMAELVADLAVEGRYAEAMTVNGLAFSAALGFPADPAVEAMPHAAGVSLSGTGPSVVAVGDRSDLERVRDLWDRRDGRTRLLTTRTDGARTL from the coding sequence ATGCACGGCCGCGCAGTAGCGCTCGGTGCGGGAACGGTCCTGAACGCCCTCGCGACGGGCGTCGGGTCCGCCTTCGCCATCGACGCCGAGACGACGGCGACGGTGGAACTCGACGACTCCGGCACCGTCACCGGTGAGGTGGCGGAGGACGCCGACGCGGACACCCGCCTGATAGAACGGTGCGTCGAACTCGCCGTCGAACGTTACGGCGACGGCGAGGCGTACGGCGGCCGCGTCCGCACGGAGAGCGAGGTGCCGATGGCCGCGGGGCTGAAAAGTTCCAGCGCCGCCGCGAACGCGTCCGTCTTGGCTACCGCCGCCGCCCTCGGCGCCGACCCCGACAGGGTGGAGGCTTGCCGACTCGGCGTCCGCGCCGCCCGCGAAACCGGCGTCGCCGTCACCGGAGCGTTCGACGACGCCTCCGCGTCGATGCTCGGCGGCGTCACCGTGACGGACAACCGCGAGGACGAACTCCTCGCCCGCGACGAAGTCGAGTGGGACGTTCTCGTGTGGACGCCCGAGGAACGCGCCTACAGCGCCGACGCCGACGTGGAACGCTGCGAGAACGTCGCCCCGATGGCCGAACTGGTGGCCGACCTCGCGGTGGAGGGCCGCTACGCCGAGGCGATGACGGTGAACGGACTGGCGTTCTCCGCCGCTCTCGGCTTCCCGGCGGACCCCGCCGTCGAGGCGATGCCGCACGCGGCGGGCGTCTCTCTCTCGGGGACCGGACCGAGCGTCGTCGCGGTGGGCGACCGCTCGGACCTCGAACGGGTGCGGGACCTCTGGGACCGACGCGACGGCCGGACGCGACTGCTGACGACTCGAACGGACGGAGCACGCACACTATGA
- a CDS encoding PQQ-dependent sugar dehydrogenase, whose amino-acid sequence MEKQPSRGLIRSAVAGSLSVGSTLLNQQREAIRHRWASWRLKSSSRFPLIRLPDGYEIEKVTDGLTFPTSVTWDDEGSTYVAEAGGTFLDEDDASARILRLEGGEATEVVNLDGDIYPAISGMTWHDGAFYITHREEDLSGAVSRVTPDGERTQILGGIVDSKSDHQPNDVRVGRDGRMYVCVGIGGNSGFMDQNMIPFVQKAPDGHPTAAEDIVLRGVNIELADFRDDSSGTVRTGAFVPFGTETEPGQVIEGRNKCGGSILAFDPENAEDTVEPLVWGLRNAIGIAWNRRGEMFVAENGYDNAPGRPIADNYDATYRVREGVWYGWPDFTANMDPVTSPKYRPTSSTIAPQYIDGERQPEELSFLIDHEASGLQPPDKSLVAGLHEVNASPSKPDIAPAGWGEYTDQLFVPEYGDLSWVTNALRDKPAGSRVVVIDTEGDSQQKVRPFVQNAEPGPASHQGRHGEGLERPYDVKFGPDGAMYIVDFGVQRINRNRIAQGHFPVEWDRKTGTVWRVTPTAS is encoded by the coding sequence ATGGAAAAACAACCATCCCGCGGTCTGATCAGGTCAGCGGTGGCCGGAAGCCTCAGCGTCGGATCGACGTTGCTTAATCAACAGCGTGAGGCGATACGCCACCGGTGGGCCAGTTGGCGTCTGAAATCCTCCTCACGTTTCCCGTTGATCCGGCTTCCGGACGGCTACGAGATCGAAAAAGTGACCGACGGGCTCACTTTCCCAACCTCCGTCACCTGGGACGATGAGGGAAGCACGTACGTGGCTGAAGCGGGCGGTACGTTTCTCGACGAGGACGATGCCTCGGCGCGGATACTCCGTCTAGAAGGTGGAGAGGCGACGGAAGTTGTCAATCTGGACGGAGATATCTACCCCGCCATTTCGGGGATGACCTGGCACGACGGTGCCTTCTACATCACCCACCGGGAAGAGGACCTATCCGGAGCGGTGTCGAGGGTGACGCCGGACGGGGAGCGCACGCAGATACTCGGCGGCATCGTCGACAGCAAGTCGGACCATCAGCCCAACGACGTCCGAGTCGGTAGAGACGGGCGGATGTACGTCTGCGTCGGTATCGGGGGTAACTCCGGGTTCATGGACCAGAACATGATCCCGTTCGTGCAGAAGGCCCCCGACGGCCATCCGACCGCCGCCGAGGACATCGTTCTCAGGGGCGTCAACATCGAGCTCGCTGATTTCCGGGACGACTCGTCGGGTACCGTGCGGACGGGGGCGTTCGTCCCGTTCGGAACCGAAACGGAACCCGGTCAGGTGATCGAGGGACGGAATAAGTGCGGCGGATCGATCCTCGCCTTCGATCCCGAAAACGCGGAGGACACTGTCGAACCTCTCGTGTGGGGGCTCCGAAACGCAATCGGCATCGCGTGGAACAGACGGGGCGAGATGTTCGTCGCAGAAAACGGCTACGACAACGCTCCCGGGAGGCCCATCGCCGACAACTACGACGCTACGTACCGAGTCCGAGAAGGCGTGTGGTACGGCTGGCCCGATTTCACGGCCAACATGGACCCCGTCACGAGCCCGAAGTACAGACCGACCTCCTCGACGATCGCGCCGCAGTATATCGACGGCGAACGGCAACCTGAAGAGCTATCGTTCCTGATCGACCACGAAGCCAGCGGTCTCCAACCGCCGGACAAGTCGCTCGTAGCGGGCCTCCACGAGGTGAACGCGTCACCGTCCAAGCCGGACATCGCACCCGCAGGCTGGGGCGAGTACACCGACCAGCTGTTCGTCCCCGAATACGGTGACCTCTCGTGGGTGACGAACGCGCTCCGAGATAAGCCCGCGGGGAGCCGAGTCGTCGTTATCGACACGGAAGGCGACAGCCAACAGAAGGTGCGCCCGTTCGTCCAGAACGCAGAGCCGGGGCCGGCGTCGCACCAAGGGCGCCACGGAGAGGGACTCGAGCGCCCCTACGACGTGAAGTTCGGTCCCGACGGTGCCATGTACATCGTGGACTTCGGTGTCCAGCGAATCAACCGTAACCGAATCGCGCAAGGCCACTTCCCGGTCGAATGGGACCGGAAGACCGGCACAGTCTGGAGAGTCACCCCGACCGCGTCCTGA
- a CDS encoding APC family permease translates to MAGVSEQTDVGRDGAANRDGETPVVERPETADEATVHEEGTELERTIGVRGGIAIGVGTMIGAGIFVFPGIAAGQAGPAAAGSFAIGAVVALLVALPTSELATAMPRSGGGYYFISRGMGSLFGAIVGLSLWFGLVFASAFYLVGFGFYAEAVLTRLGVSLGGFDIVVPLALLFGAFLTALNVTGTENAAKLQNGVVGILLVIIVGFLTFGGLSALGFVGDPEPISEPFLSQGAFPVLTTAALVFTSYLGFAQVATVAGEIKQPGKNLPLAMVGSVLIVGVLYVATIFVAVSAFGSERLSTLGETAMVTVAESFMGPFGAFVILVGGLLATVSSANASILSTSRAIYAVSKDALLPRAASRINLTYGTPHVALGMAGGPILALILLGEVDVLAEVASFLHLVMYGLMCVALLALRRDEPDWYDPDFRVPGYPVVPVLGGLASFALIGFMQPASQLIGAAIMLLSAGWYLYYARDVKLKGVL, encoded by the coding sequence ATGGCCGGTGTCTCCGAGCAGACGGACGTTGGACGGGACGGGGCCGCGAACCGGGACGGCGAGACTCCGGTCGTCGAACGGCCCGAAACCGCCGACGAGGCGACCGTCCACGAGGAGGGGACGGAACTCGAACGCACCATCGGCGTGCGGGGCGGAATCGCCATCGGCGTCGGGACCATGATCGGCGCGGGCATCTTCGTGTTCCCCGGCATCGCCGCCGGGCAGGCCGGCCCCGCCGCGGCCGGGTCGTTCGCCATCGGCGCCGTCGTCGCACTTCTGGTCGCCTTACCCACCTCGGAACTCGCGACGGCGATGCCCCGAAGCGGCGGCGGCTACTACTTCATCTCGCGGGGCATGGGGTCGCTGTTCGGCGCTATCGTCGGCCTCTCGCTTTGGTTCGGCTTGGTGTTCGCCTCCGCGTTCTACCTCGTCGGGTTCGGCTTCTACGCGGAGGCCGTCCTCACCAGACTGGGCGTCTCGCTCGGCGGATTCGACATCGTCGTCCCGTTGGCGCTCCTCTTCGGCGCGTTCCTGACCGCACTGAACGTCACCGGGACGGAGAACGCGGCGAAACTCCAGAACGGCGTGGTCGGGATTTTGTTGGTCATCATCGTCGGCTTCCTCACGTTCGGCGGCCTCTCGGCGCTCGGGTTCGTCGGCGACCCCGAACCCATCAGCGAACCGTTCCTGTCGCAGGGGGCGTTTCCGGTGTTGACCACCGCCGCGTTGGTGTTTACGTCCTACCTCGGGTTCGCGCAGGTGGCCACCGTCGCCGGCGAAATCAAACAGCCGGGGAAGAACCTCCCGCTGGCGATGGTCGGGTCCGTCCTCATCGTCGGCGTACTGTACGTGGCGACTATCTTCGTCGCTGTCAGCGCATTCGGCAGCGAACGCCTCTCGACGCTCGGGGAGACGGCGATGGTGACCGTCGCGGAGAGCTTCATGGGACCGTTCGGGGCGTTCGTCATCCTCGTCGGCGGGTTGCTCGCGACGGTGTCGAGCGCGAACGCGTCGATTCTCAGCACCTCGCGCGCGATTTACGCGGTGAGCAAGGACGCGCTCCTGCCGCGCGCCGCGAGTCGAATCAACCTGACGTACGGCACCCCGCACGTCGCACTCGGGATGGCCGGCGGCCCGATTCTCGCGCTCATCCTCTTAGGCGAGGTGGACGTCCTCGCGGAAGTCGCCTCCTTCCTCCACCTCGTCATGTACGGACTGATGTGCGTCGCACTCCTCGCGCTTCGCCGCGACGAACCCGACTGGTACGACCCCGACTTCCGCGTCCCCGGCTATCCGGTCGTTCCCGTCCTCGGCGGATTGGCGAGTTTCGCGCTCATCGGGT